TGCTGCTTCACCACCCGGGTGAAGTCGCCGCACGTATCGTTGATCCAAATGTAAGGGTGGCAGGCCTCGTCGTAGTAGTACAGCAGGCTCCTCATGCCTCCCCCGCCGCTCGCCGCCAAAGGCCCGCCCGGCCTCCCGGGCATGTAGGCCTTGTAGATGCTCTTGCACTTGAGCCGCTTCGACGACCCGGGCTTGAGGGTGTGGACCTTCTTGAGGATCGAGCCGACCCGGATTTGGAGCTCGACGGGGCGGTCGCTGAGGTTCCATATCCGGGTCCCGAGTCCGGAGGACTGAGTGTGGTCTTTGCACCCATCAAAGCAGCCTCCTAGAGAGAAGATGTTGAGTTTGAGCTTGTTGAGTCCCCGCATCGctaggtctctctctctctctctctctctcttttggggAGTGAAGAAGGTGGGATGCAAAAGTGGGTGCGAAAGGAGTGACCTTTGATGGCCTGAAATTTTGGAATGGCATGACTTTGTGGCATATACTATTGTCTATTGCAATTAACCACcctccattttatcaaaatttgttGGTATGTTCCCAGCAActttatgttatattttaattgTCCCTAAAAATTTTGTAACGCTTAGTTCAGTTCTTTTTTGAAAGGCTTGCCGTGATTGAAGGTTTGACGTAAACTCATCTAGTTGATGAGACAGATTAACTCAGTCGCGAAGTGTTGACTCCTTTAATTGTCTCAATTATGACATCGGATTGAGTTACGATATGTTTTATTTATGCTTTTGGATACTGTGCTGGTGTTGAATCACAAGAGTATGGCacctaaccaaaaaaaaaaatcgttgcAGTCaactgaaaaaatgaaaaaataagatGGAAGGCGATGGATAAGTAACAAATC
This region of Eucalyptus grandis isolate ANBG69807.140 chromosome 8, ASM1654582v1, whole genome shotgun sequence genomic DNA includes:
- the LOC104414896 gene encoding uncharacterized protein LOC104414896 — encoded protein: MRGLNKLKLNIFSLGGCFDGCKDHTQSSGLGTRIWNLSDRPVELQIRVGSILKKVHTLKPGSSKRLKCKSIYKAYMPGRPGGPLAASGGGGMRSLLYYYDEACHPYIWINDTCGDFTRVVKQQYLSLEDLRDCSEIRIHRDPIRGCICVRKKARPDFC